A window of the Emys orbicularis isolate rEmyOrb1 chromosome 1, rEmyOrb1.hap1, whole genome shotgun sequence genome harbors these coding sequences:
- the SETD4 gene encoding SET domain-containing protein 4, whose protein sequence is MWKNRGRTSRKRRRKQFSSWPSNGVNQSHILEYIQLRKWLKERGFDDRNLRPAQFSDTGRGLMTTKAFQAGEVIISLPEKCLLTTGTVLSSYLGENIAKWKPPISPLIALCTFLIAEKYAGEQSVWKPYLDILPKTYTCPVCLDQEVVRLLPEPLRRKAQEQRTVVQELYTSSKSFFSSLQSWFTENVETVFNYDALQWAWCTINTRTVYMKHSQRECFSREPDVYALAPYLDLLNHSPNVQVKAAFNEQTRCYEIRTESHCRRHEELFICYGPHDNQRLLLEYGFVAINNPQSGVYVSADILLKHLFSADKQRNMKLSILKDHNLLENLTFGRDGPSWRLLTALKLLCLGADEFTYWKKVLLGDIISARNEERSLNIAAKICFSLIEETQHVLHQISQMKKDKVNLENQLALVEVLRLEDLTILQTSAEILYNLHTAIT, encoded by the exons ATGTGGAAAAATAGAGGTCGGACCAGtagaaagagaagaagaaaacaatTTAGTAGTTGGCCTTCAAATGGAG TAAACCAGAGTCACATACTGGAATATATACAACTTAGGAAGTGGCTGAAAGAGAGGGGGTTTGATGACCGTAATTTAAGACCAGCACAGTTTTCAG ATACGGGAAGAGGCCTAATGACCACAAAAGCCTTTCAG GcaggggaagtgattatttcgTTGCCAGAGAAATGCTTGCTCACCACTGGTACTGTCCTTAGTAGCTACCTTGGCGAAAACATTGCAAA GTGGAAGCCTCCCATATCTCCTTTGATAGCACTGTGCACATTTTTAATAGCAGAGAAATATGCTGGTGAGCAATCTGTGTGGAAGCCTTATCTTGATATTTTACCAAAGACCTATACGTGCCCTGTTTGTTTGGATCAAGAAGTAGTGAGACTTCTTCCTGAGCCCTTAAGAAGGAAGGCTCAGGAGCAAAGAACAGTGGTCCAGGAACTGTATACCTCTTCCAAgtcttttttctcttctctgcagTCTTGGTTTACTGAGAATGTAGAAACTGTTTTTAACTACGATGCCCTGCAGTGGGCTTGGTGCACCATTAATACTAGAACAGTGTACATGAAGCATTCACAGAGGGAATGTTTCTCTAGAGAACCAGATGTTTATGCACTAGCGCCTTATTTAGATCTGCTAAACCACAGTCCAAATGTTCAG GTAAAAGCTGCATTTAATGAGCAGACGAGATGTTATGAAATCAGGACAGAGTCACATTGCAGAAGACATGAAGAACTGTTTATCTGTTACGGCCCTCATGATAACCAGCGACTTCTGCTAGAATATGGATTCGTTGCCATCAACAACCCACAGAGTGGGGTTTATGTCTCAGCAG ATATCCTTCTTAAACATCTCTTTTCAGCAGACAAGCAGAGAAATATGAAACTTTCCATTCTAAAGGATCATAACTTGTTAGA AAATTTGACGTTTGGAAGGGATGGGCCATCATGGAGACTCCTCACAGCTCTCAAGTTGTTATGTCTTGGAGCAGATGAATT TACCTACTGGAAGAAAGTGCTGCTTGGTGATATAATTTCAGCCAGAAATGAAGAAAGGAGTTTGAACATAGCGGCAAAAATATGCTTTTCTTTAATAGAGGAGACACAGCACGTCCTTCATCAG ATTTCCCAAATGAAAAAGGACAAGGTGAACCTTGAAAACCAGCTGGCTTTGGTAGAAGTACTGCGCCTGGAAGATCTGACGATCCTGCAAACATCAGCAGAAATTCTGTACAACTTGCACACTGCAATAACTTGA
- the LOC135878357 gene encoding carbonyl reductase [NADPH] 1-like produces MSSTPVAVVTGGNKGIGFAIVQALCKQFTGDVYLTARDPGRGQAAVTKLQEEGLNPLFHQLDIEDLQSIRTLQDFLKEKYGGLNVLVNNAGIAFKVADTTPFAVQAEVTMRTNFFATRDVCTELLPLIKPHGRVVNVSSTVSVSALARCSQDLQQKFRSDTITEEELVKLMTKFVEDTKNGVHEKEGWPNTAYGVSKIGVTVLSRIQARKLNEERKADRILLNACCPGWVRTDMAGPNATKSPDEGAETPVYLALLAPDADGPHGQFVSEKKVQKW; encoded by the exons ATGTCCAGCACCCCAGTAGCTGTGGTGACCGGGGGCAACAAAGGGATTGGATTTGCTATTGTGCAGGCTCTGTGTAAGCAGTTCACTGGGGATGTGTACCTGACAGCCCGGGACCCAGGACGGGGTCAGGCTGCGGTGAcaaagctgcaggaggagggacTGAACCCACTTTTCCACCAGCTGGACATCGAAGATCTGCAGAGTATCCGGACTCTGCAGGACTTCCTGAAGGAGAAATACGGAGGGCTGAATGTGCTGGTTAACAACGCAGGGATTGCTTTCAAAG TTGCTGATACCACTCCATTTGCTGTTCAAGCAGAGGTTACAATGAGGACCAACTTTTTTGCAACAAGGGACGTCTGCACGGAGTTGCTACCCCTCATAAAGCCTCATG gCAGAGTAGTGAATGTATCTAGCACGGTAAGTGTATCAGCTCTGGCAAGATGTAGCCAGGATCTGCAGCAGAAGTTTCGTAGTGACACAATCACTGAGGAGGAGCTAGTGAAACTCATGACAAAGTTTGTGGAGGATACCAAGAACGGAGTGCATGAGAAGGAGGGCTGGCCAAATACCGCTTACGGTGTGTCCAAAATTGGAGTCACGGTCTTGTCCAGAATCCAGGCCCGGAAGTTGAACGAGGAAAGGAAAGCTGATCGAATTCTTCTAAATGCCTGTTGCCCTGGATGGGTGAGAACCGACATGGCAGGTCCCAATGCCACTAAAAGTCCAGATGAGGGAGCCGAGACTCCAGTTTATTTAGCCCTTTTAGCCCCTGATGCTGATGGGCCTCATGGGCAGTTCGTTAGTGAAAAGAAAGTGCAAAAGTGGTAA